The Antarcticibacterium sp. 1MA-6-2 genome has a window encoding:
- a CDS encoding lysophospholipid acyltransferase family protein, translating to MQLLVFRIVYPLLWLISKLPFPVFYKVSDAVFFLVYHIIGYRKKVVTENLQLVFPEKPSEEINRIRKKFYHHMCDMFLEMIKSISISNEELKRRFVFTNIEEIHRLRKMNKSIILMCGHYASYEWMNALQLYGINYRGFGIYKKVKNPYFDKLAKDIRGRYDGVLIPTVEATKTITANEKNGIRGVYGMVADQSPKIERAKYWMDFLSIKVPVYTGSEKLAKDLDMAVVYLQVKKLKRGFYEASFVTISDNPKEEPEFKITKTFFEHLEKQIKSSPQFYLWTHKRWKHRFLNTNNKAIVID from the coding sequence ATGCAGCTCTTAGTTTTCCGGATAGTTTACCCCCTCCTCTGGCTAATTTCCAAACTCCCTTTTCCTGTTTTTTATAAAGTTTCTGATGCGGTTTTTTTTCTGGTTTACCATATAATAGGTTACCGAAAAAAAGTAGTTACTGAAAATCTACAGTTGGTCTTTCCCGAAAAACCTTCAGAAGAAATAAATAGGATACGGAAAAAGTTTTACCACCATATGTGTGATATGTTCCTGGAAATGATCAAGAGCATTTCTATTTCAAATGAAGAGCTTAAAAGGCGCTTCGTTTTTACCAATATAGAAGAAATTCATCGATTAAGGAAAATGAACAAAAGTATAATCCTGATGTGTGGCCATTATGCCAGCTATGAATGGATGAATGCACTACAGTTGTACGGGATAAATTATCGTGGATTTGGCATCTACAAAAAAGTCAAAAATCCTTACTTCGATAAATTGGCAAAAGATATAAGAGGAAGGTACGACGGAGTTTTAATACCCACAGTAGAGGCAACAAAAACAATAACAGCCAATGAGAAGAATGGAATCCGCGGAGTCTACGGAATGGTAGCCGACCAGTCTCCTAAAATTGAAAGAGCTAAATACTGGATGGATTTTTTAAGTATAAAAGTCCCTGTATATACTGGATCTGAAAAACTTGCAAAGGACTTAGACATGGCTGTAGTTTATTTGCAGGTAAAAAAGCTAAAAAGGGGCTTTTACGAGGCATCTTTTGTAACTATAAGTGATAATCCAAAGGAAGAACCAGAGTTTAAAATCACTAAAACATTTTTCGAACATCTTGAAAAACAAATAAAAAGTTCACCCCAATTTTATTTATGGACCCACAAACGATGGAAACATCGGTTTTTAAATACTAATAATAAGGCTATTGTTATAGATTAA
- a CDS encoding rhomboid family intramembrane serine protease — MGDLSLITIIIIAVNILVSFKGFKDRAFFEKYKFNVGDINRGAKYQIFSSGFLHVDTSHLFVNMLTLYFFANVVIYDLGSFGFVVVYLSSLILGNLLSYYFHKNESSYTAVGASGAVMGILYSAILLRPDMMLGLFFIIPIPAYVFGIGYLLYTIYGMKRRLGNIGHDAHFGGAVGGYALTLVLAPWILQLHLLMVILLAIPIVILFVLQKMGKI; from the coding sequence ATGGGAGATTTGAGTCTCATTACAATCATAATTATTGCTGTAAATATTTTAGTTTCATTTAAAGGCTTTAAGGACAGGGCCTTCTTTGAGAAGTATAAATTCAACGTAGGAGATATCAATCGGGGCGCTAAATATCAAATTTTTAGCTCTGGCTTTCTTCATGTGGATACTTCACATCTCTTTGTGAATATGCTTACCTTATATTTTTTTGCTAATGTGGTTATTTATGATTTAGGATCGTTCGGTTTTGTAGTAGTTTATCTTTCCAGTTTAATATTAGGAAATCTTTTGAGTTATTACTTCCATAAAAATGAATCTTCTTATACAGCTGTGGGAGCTAGTGGAGCAGTAATGGGAATATTGTATTCTGCTATTTTATTACGGCCAGATATGATGTTGGGTTTATTTTTTATTATCCCAATTCCCGCTTATGTATTTGGAATAGGTTACCTTCTATACACTATTTACGGGATGAAGAGAAGACTTGGCAATATAGGTCATGACGCGCATTTTGGTGGAGCAGTAGGTGGATATGCATTAACTCTCGTACTGGCACCCTGGATACTTCAACTCCATCTTCTTATGGTTATTTTACTGGCAATTCCTATAGTTATATTATTCGTTCTTCAAAAAATGGGGAAAATTTAG
- a CDS encoding SIMPL domain-containing protein, producing the protein MKKALLFIAICSTFILQAQQISPSQPMVTTNGEGIVKVVPDQVLIKSRIEHEGKDPQEVKKKNDAVVNEVIKYLKSQGISEKNIQTDYINLNKNYNYDNKTYSYVANQAISIKLDNLKNYEKIMSGLLEDGLNRIDGIEFKSSEMEKHNSEARKRAVLDAKAKAEELAGALDQTVGKAFLINEIETGYPQ; encoded by the coding sequence ATGAAAAAAGCCCTCTTATTTATCGCCATTTGCAGTACATTCATACTTCAGGCGCAGCAAATCTCTCCTTCACAACCTATGGTAACTACAAATGGTGAAGGAATAGTAAAAGTAGTTCCAGATCAGGTTCTGATTAAATCCCGGATAGAACATGAAGGAAAAGACCCTCAAGAAGTAAAAAAGAAAAATGATGCTGTAGTAAATGAAGTTATAAAATACTTAAAATCCCAGGGGATCTCAGAAAAAAATATTCAGACAGACTATATAAATTTGAACAAGAATTATAACTATGACAACAAAACCTATAGTTATGTTGCTAATCAGGCCATTTCGATAAAACTTGACAACCTAAAGAATTACGAAAAAATCATGAGCGGGCTTCTTGAAGATGGTCTAAATAGGATTGATGGTATTGAATTCAAATCTTCTGAGATGGAAAAACATAATTCAGAAGCGAGAAAAAGAGCAGTCTTAGATGCTAAAGCAAAAGCGGAAGAACTTGCAGGGGCTTTGGATCAAACTGTGGGAAAGGCCTTTTTAATTAATGAAATTGAAACTGGTTACCCCCAGTAG